CTAAAACAAACCCAGTTGCAGAGGCAGCAATTCCAGAATAAGAATTCAGAAGAGCGATTACCACAGGCATATCGGCTCCACCGATCGGCATAACCAGTAAAATTCCAAGTATAGAACCTACCACAACTACATACCAATACCATTCTATCTTTTGAGGTTCAATAACAACGAAATAACTTAGAACTAAAGAACCTAATAGGAAAAGCACCTTTACGATTTGATCTCCAGGATAACGAACCGCTTTTTCGGAAAGAATTCCTTGTAGTTTTCCATAAGCCACAAAACTACCAGTAAGAGTAACTGCACCGATGATTCCAGAGGCAGCGGTAGAAATTGTAAATTGATAGGATTTAAGAACTTCTAAATTAGTCCCTTGATGAAGCACTTCCATAATTGCCGCACCAGCGACTAAAAAAGATGCAAGACCTCCAAAACCATTCAACGCAGCAACCAACTGAGGCATAGAAGTCATTTCCACTTTTACGGAAAGATAAACTCCAATTGCAGTTCCTACGATAAACCCGGCCAAAATATATTCGTATGCAAGACCTTTTTCTACAAGAGCCGCAGCAACGGCAAAAAACATCCCAACCGCTCCGACAAAGTTTCCACGCACCGCAGTTTTTGGATGAGAAAGAAGTTTTAATCCTATGATAAAAAGGATCGAGGAAAGGAGGTAAATTAAATTGATAATTGATGCTGTCATATTTATTTTTCTTTCTTCTTGAACATTCCTAACATTCTATGAGTTACTAAGAACCCACCTACTACGTTGATCGTAGCGGCGACCATCGCGATAAATCCAATGATATTGATCAAAGGTCCATTCACAGAATGAAGAGATAAAATCGCCCCAATGATCGTGATCCCGGAAATAGCGTTGGAACCTGACATAAGAGGAGTATGCAAAAGAGGAGGAATTCTAGTAATAACCTCGAAGCCTACAAATACGGCTAATAAAAAGATCGTCAGGTAACCTACGAACTGTTCCATTCTAACTTTTCCTAAACAGAGATTCCTTCCTTTTGGAGAGCTGAGGAAGGTTAAGTGTTGGCAAAATTGTCAACAGATGAAATCACTTTTCAGAAACTCCAGTCTCCTGAAAACCTTTTTTTCTCAAGAGACAGGCGTCGCATTTTCCACATGCTTTCCCATTCTTAGGATCATAACAAGAG
The nucleotide sequence above comes from Leptospira kirschneri serovar Cynopteri str. 3522 CT. Encoded proteins:
- a CDS encoding NAD(P) transhydrogenase subunit alpha: MEQFVGYLTIFLLAVFVGFEVITRIPPLLHTPLMSGSNAISGITIIGAILSLHSVNGPLINIIGFIAMVAATINVVGGFLVTHRMLGMFKKKEK
- a CDS encoding NAD(P)(+) transhydrogenase (Re/Si-specific) subunit beta, translating into MTASIINLIYLLSSILFIIGLKLLSHPKTAVRGNFVGAVGMFFAVAAALVEKGLAYEYILAGFIVGTAIGVYLSVKVEMTSMPQLVAALNGFGGLASFLVAGAAIMEVLHQGTNLEVLKSYQFTISTAASGIIGAVTLTGSFVAYGKLQGILSEKAVRYPGDQIVKVLFLLGSLVLSYFVVIEPQKIEWYWYVVVVGSILGILLVMPIGGADMPVVIALLNSYSGIAASATGFVLGNNVLIIAGSLVGASGIILTQIMCKAMNRSLPNVLFGGLGAAVDNSKGGEDIYAGKTKSTSAEEVAMLLDMAQRVVIVPGYGMAVAQAQHAVRDLYNILTDRGIDVEFAIHPVAGRMPGHMNVLLAEADIPYDKMKEMDEINPSFEQVDVVIINGANDVVNPLAKTDPGSPIAGMPILDVDKAKTVIVIKRSLSPGFAGVPNPLFIQDNALMYFQDGKKATQEIVTALKET